Part of the Pseudomonas sp. P8_241 genome is shown below.
AAAGTTCGAGATCTTCCGGAAATTCGCAACAGCCGCATACTGCGGGTGCTGGTCAACCAGAGCCGCAACAGTTCCGGCGAAGTTCAGGGCCAGGCGATTGGCGTCGAATATCATCGCCTGCGCGCGTTCGAACAATACCTCAACGGGCATGCTCGCGACGGTCAGGACATCTCCCTCAAGATTATCCCCAAGGGCAAGGACCAACTGCTCGGCGCATTACAGCGCGGAGAAGGTGACCTGGTGGCGCCGGGCGAACTGCTGGATTTGCAGCCGGGCTATGCCGTCAGCACCAGTGAGCCGCTTGCCAGCAATATTCCGTTGGTCTTGGTGGGGATCAAAGGCGAGCGGCGCTATACCCGTCTCGAACAACTCTCGGGCAAGACCCTGGCCTTGCCCACCGGAAGCGCCGCGGGAGACGCCGTCAGTCAAATCAATCAAAAACTCGCACTGCACAAGCTGCCTCCGGTGACGATCGAGTGGGTCGATCCAAGTCTCGCGGTCGAGGATGTGCTGGAGATGGTTCAGGGCGGCATTTTTCACCTGACCATCGTCGAGCAGCCGATTGCCGAGCGCTGGGGCAAGATCCTGCCGAAACTGCGATTAGACAAACAGGTGCTTATCAGGGATCCGGGCGAGGAATTCTGGTTCGTGCGCCGTGATGCATCAATGCTGCGCGCCAGCATCGATCGCTTCCTGAGCGGATACAAAAAACCATCGGATCAGGACGCGGCGTTCCTGCGGATTTATCGGCGCCTGTACCAGGTTCACTATCCATTGGCGAAGGCTGACCGGCAGCGCCTGGAGAAACTGCGGCCCGTACTGCAAAAACACGCTGACGCTCAAGGCATGGACTGGCTGAACCTGGCTGCGCTGGCATTCAAGGAGTCCGGCTTGCAGCCCACCGTTCGCAGTGGTGGTGCGCCGACCGGTCTGATGCAGATCACGCCATCTGCGGCTCAGCGAGTAGGTGTCAACAATATTCAGGATATCGACGGCAATGTGCAGGCTGGCGCCAAGTACCTTGCGATGATCCGGCGCAAGTTCTTTGCCAGTTCCAGGCTCAATGAACGTGAACGCATGGCCTTCGTGCTGGCGGCGTACAACATCGGACCAGAGCGGGTGCAAGGTATGCGTGCCGAGGCGCGGCGGCGCGGCTTGAATCCGAATCAGTGGTTCTTCCAGGTTGAGCGAATCGCCATGGAGCAGGTCGGAATGGGACCTGTCAGCTATGTTAATAGCGTGAACAAGTATTACTTGGCGTTCGATCGAGAGCGGGAGTCGTTGGAGCCTCAGGGGCAAAAGGTAGCCCTACGCAAGTAATCGAATAAACTGATTGTTATGGCGGGGTTTTTGCGCTTTTAACATGATGTTTACTGATTAATATGGCGGCCAACCAACACACATTCATTATGGAAGAAACAGCATGAGCACACTGGTCAACAAGGTACTGTTCACCCGCGCTGGCTACGGTCTGACCGTTTTGCGAATTTTCGTCGGCATCATCTTCGCAGCCCACGGGGCGCAGAAGCTTTTCGGGGCATTCGGTGGTTATGGCCTGGCCGGGACCGCACAGTACATGGAGAGCATTGGTCTGGCACCGGGTTACCTGATGGCGACGCTGGCTGGTGGTACCGAGTTCTTTGCCGGCCTGGCCTTGATCATCGGCCTGCTGGCGCGCCCGGCGGCATTGGGGCTGACGTTCCTCTCATTGGTCGCTATTTTTTCGGTACACATCAGTAATGGTCTGTTCATGGCCAACAACGGTTACGAATTCGCCCTGGCTCTGCTGGGTGGCAGTATCGCGGTATTGATTGAAGGGGCCGGGAAGCTTTCAGCTGATCGCGTCATCGCGGGCTGAACGCTCTGGCGCAACGAAAAGGCCCGCATTACGCGGGCTTTTTTTGTTGTTCGTGATTCTTGACACCGTCCGGTCAGCTTCTCTAGGATGCTGCTCATGCGCCGATTTAAACAGCTACTTGCGGGGCGCCAGGTAACTCGATCAGTTACCGATAGAAGCTGGAAACAGGCTTCGAAATACCGCTAAAGCGCTGGTTCGGTGTTGCCTCTCACCTGCCATGCAGACTTTTGAGGCAGAGACACGACACAATGAATGCACTAAGCCCCGTTATACGTCCCGCGCCGATCACGGCACATCTGACCCAACGCAATCCAAAAATCCTGCTTGGCGGTAAACATCAGCCGACGCTGTTGCGTTATCTCGATGGCTGGCCTCGTCGCACCGGCGGTCCTGCTGCGTTCCTGATCCAGTTTGTCGAAGATGGCGAATCCCTGGCGCGGTTCGCTAACGACAGTTTCGACCTGGCAGTGATTCAATCTCCCAGCCTCGAAGATGCGCCTGAAATGATCAGGCAGCTGACTCGCGTTGCCCGGCAAGGGTTGATTACCCGACGCTGAGGTTATGGGTACTCAATAGCCACGATGTATACGCATTGCTCGCCGGTCGGCGTCTGGACCCGTACTTCGGCGTCCAGGGCTTTGCCGATCAAGGCGCGAGCCAGTGGTGAGTCGATGCTGATCAGGCCCAGTTTGAGGTCCAGTTCATCCGGCCCGACAATGCGGTAGCGCGACTCTTTGCCGTCCTCGTCTTCAATCGTGACCCAGGCACCGAAATAGACCTTGTTCGGATCGCTGGGTTTTTCACTGACGACCTTGAGCGCTTCCAGGCGTTTGGTGAGAAAGCGTACGCGGCTGTCGATCTCGCGCAGCATTTTTTTGCCGTAGGTGTATTCGGCGTTCTCCGAGCGATCGCCCTGTGCCGCAGCCTCGCTGACCGACTGCGTTACTTGCGGTCGTCGAACGTGCCAGAGCTCATGAAACTCGGCGCGCATCCGCGCTTCACCTTCAGGGGTGATCAGCGCGGTACCGGCGGTGCGGGGAGGGCGATAACGGCTCATGGTGACTTCTTGTGATTAGGAGTGCTTGAGTTTATCAACCCTCGCGCAGCACTGTCAGGGGGCTTGCGTTCAGCGCCCGGCGGGTGCCGAACACGCCGGCGCCACCAATCAGTATCGCGCCAATCAGCGGCAACACCAGCAGCCACGGATGCGGATGCCAGGGCAGGTCGAATGCAAATCGGTAAAGCACCAGGCTCACGAGTTCCGAACCCAGCGCTGCCAGCAACCCGCTGACCGCCCCCAGCAAACCGAATTCGATTCGTCGCGCCTTGACCAGCAATTGCCGTTCCGCGCCCAGAGCCCGCAGTAATGCGCCTTGGCGAATGCGTTCATCGAGTGTCGCTTGCAGACCGGAAAACAACACCGCCATACCCGCCGCCAGCACAAACAGCAATACGTATTCCACCGCCAACGTGACTTGCGCGAGGATGCTGCGCAGCTGCGCCAGCAATGCCTCGACTTGCAAAATGGTCACTGCAGGGAACGACCGAGACAGGTCGACGATCTGCTGGTCATGTCCTGCCGACAGATAAAAACTGGTCAGGTAAGTCGCTGGCAGATCCTTCAAGGTCCCCGGCTGGAAGATCATGAAAAAGTTCGGCTGGAAATTGTCCCAGTTGATTTCTCGCAGGCTGGTGACTTTCGCCTCGCGATTGACCCCTCCGACCGTAAAGACCAGATGATCCCCCAGCTTGAGCTTCAGGCTTTCGGCGACTTTGCCCTCTACCGATACGCCGGGGATTTCATCGGGCGGTTGCTCCGGCCACCAGTTGCCGGCGGTGAGTTTGTTGCCTGCCGGCAGGTCCGCGGCCCAGGTCAGGCTCAGGTCACGCTGGATGGCCCGGTCACCCGCTGATTCTTTGGTGACGATTTGCTGCACGGGCTCGCCGTTGATGCTGATCAGGCGCCCCGGCACCACCGGGTACAGCGGCGCCGATTGTGCTGACACGGCAATCAGGCGATCGGTGAAGGCTTGTTTGTCTGCCGGCAGGATGTTCAGGGCGAAGTAGTTTGGAGCGTTTTTTGGCAATTGGTTTTGCCAGGTATCGAGCAGCTCGCCACGCAGCAGGGCGATCAACGCCATCGACAGCAGGATCAGGCCGAACGCCAGGGACTGACCGGCAGCGGCCTGCGGATGACGCAACAGTTGACCGAGGCCCAGACGCCACGGCAGGGAGGCGCGGGCCAGCATCCGTCGCAGACTTTGCAACAGCAGCAACAGCAATCCTCCCAGCACCAGTGCAGCAACCACGCCCCCGCCAAGCAATGCGAAGGTCAGCAGCAGATCCAGGCTCAGGCGCCACATGATCAGGGCAAGGGCACCCAGCGCCGCGCCGTAGACCATCCACGTACTGGAGGGAATCGGCAGCATGTCCCGACGCAACACCCGCAATGGCGGTACCCGACCCAAGGCAGCCAGCGGCGGCAGGGCGAAACCGGCCAGCGCCACGAGTCCGGTGCCGATCCCGGCGATGGCCGGAAACAGACCGCCCGGTGGCACGTCGGTCGGTAGCAAATCATGCAACAAGGCAAACAGCCCCAGCTGTGCCAGCCAACCAATTGCGGCGCCGGTGAGGCTGGCGAGTAGTCCGAGCACGGTCAGTTGAAGGCTGAACAACACCAGGGTTTCCCGGCGTGACAGACCCAGACAACGCAGCAGTGCGCTGGCATCGAAACGGCGGGTCGCAAAACGCGTCGCCGACAGCGCCACCGCCACACCGGCCAGCAACACCGCCACCAGACTGGCCATGTTCAGGTAACGCTCTGCTTTGCCCAAGGCGCCGCCGATCTGCCGGTTGCCATCGCGGGCATCCTGGATGCGCTGATTGGCCGCCAGTCCGGGTTTGATCAATTGCCGATAGGTTTCCAGCGCTTCGGCATTGCCGCGCCAGAGTTCGCGGTAACTGACCCGACTGCCGGGCTGCACCACACCGGTGGCGGCAAGGTCGTCGAGGTTGATCAGCACCCGTGGTGTCAGGCTGTAGAAATTGCCGGCGCGGTCGGGTTCGTAAGTCAGCACGCGCGCCAGCTTCAGGGTTTTCATCCCGACATCGACGCTGTCGCCGATCTTCAAGTCGAGCGCGGTCAGCAGCCGCGCTTCGACCCAGGCTTCCCCTTGTTTCGGCCCGCCGCCGGGCTCTTCCTGGGCGAACGGTGCGGGCGCGCTTTTCAGCTCACCACGTAGCGGATAGACGCTGTCCGCCGCTTTGATACTGGACAACTGGATGCCGGTATCGGTGGCGATGACGCTGGAGAACTCCACTACTTGTGCGTGTTTCAGCCCCAGATCGATGCCGCTTTTTATCTGTTCGGGGCGGGCCGGTGAGCTGCCCTCGAGCAGCAGGTCGGCGCCGAGGAACTCCGTGGCCCGCAACATCATGGCGCCGTTCAGGCGGGCGCCGAAGTAACCGATGGCGGTACTCGCGGCCACGGCCACCAGCAGGGCAAAAAACAATACGCGCAATTCACCGGCGCGGGCGTCGCGCAGCAATTGTCGGATGGCGAGACTGAACAGGCGCAACAGCGGCAGGCGTGCCATCAAGGCTCCAGAGGGGCGACCAGCAGGCCGGCTTCAAGTCGGATCAGGCGCCGGCAGCGATGGGCCAGGCGTTCGTCGTGGGTCACCAGCACCAGAGTCGTGCCGCGTTCCTGGTTAAGTTCGAACAGCAGGTCGCTGATGCGCTCGCCGGTGTGGCTGTCGAGGTTGCCGGTGGGTTCGTCGGCAAAAAGCACATCGGGCTCGGCGGCAAACGCCCGGGCGATTGCCACGCGCTGCTGTTCACCCCCGGAGAGCTGGCGTGGCGAGTGGGTAAGGCGTTGACCGAGTCCAACCCGTTGCAGCAACTCCGTGGCGCGGCTGCGGGCGTCTTTGCGGCCATCGAGCTCCAGCGGCAGCATGACGTTTTCCAGGGCGTTGAGGCTGTCGAGCAGTTGAAACGACTGAAAGACAAATCCCACATGCTCGGCGCGAATGCGTGCGCGCTGGTCCTCGTCGAGCTTGCTCAGGCCTTGACCGGCAAGTGTCACTTCACCACTGCTGGGCAGGTCGAGACCAGCGAGCAGGCCGAGGAGGGTGGATTTGCCGGAACCGGATGCGCCGACGATGGCCAGGCTGTCGCCCTTGTTCAGTTCCAGGCTGAGTT
Proteins encoded:
- the greB gene encoding transcription elongation factor GreB, translating into MSRYRPPRTAGTALITPEGEARMRAEFHELWHVRRPQVTQSVSEAAAQGDRSENAEYTYGKKMLREIDSRVRFLTKRLEALKVVSEKPSDPNKVYFGAWVTIEDEDGKESRYRIVGPDELDLKLGLISIDSPLARALIGKALDAEVRVQTPTGEQCVYIVAIEYP
- a CDS encoding ABC transporter permease codes for the protein MARLPLLRLFSLAIRQLLRDARAGELRVLFFALLVAVAASTAIGYFGARLNGAMMLRATEFLGADLLLEGSSPARPEQIKSGIDLGLKHAQVVEFSSVIATDTGIQLSSIKAADSVYPLRGELKSAPAPFAQEEPGGGPKQGEAWVEARLLTALDLKIGDSVDVGMKTLKLARVLTYEPDRAGNFYSLTPRVLINLDDLAATGVVQPGSRVSYRELWRGNAEALETYRQLIKPGLAANQRIQDARDGNRQIGGALGKAERYLNMASLVAVLLAGVAVALSATRFATRRFDASALLRCLGLSRRETLVLFSLQLTVLGLLASLTGAAIGWLAQLGLFALLHDLLPTDVPPGGLFPAIAGIGTGLVALAGFALPPLAALGRVPPLRVLRRDMLPIPSSTWMVYGAALGALALIMWRLSLDLLLTFALLGGGVVAALVLGGLLLLLLQSLRRMLARASLPWRLGLGQLLRHPQAAAGQSLAFGLILLSMALIALLRGELLDTWQNQLPKNAPNYFALNILPADKQAFTDRLIAVSAQSAPLYPVVPGRLISINGEPVQQIVTKESAGDRAIQRDLSLTWAADLPAGNKLTAGNWWPEQPPDEIPGVSVEGKVAESLKLKLGDHLVFTVGGVNREAKVTSLREINWDNFQPNFFMIFQPGTLKDLPATYLTSFYLSAGHDQQIVDLSRSFPAVTILQVEALLAQLRSILAQVTLAVEYVLLFVLAAGMAVLFSGLQATLDERIRQGALLRALGAERQLLVKARRIEFGLLGAVSGLLAALGSELVSLVLYRFAFDLPWHPHPWLLVLPLIGAILIGGAGVFGTRRALNASPLTVLREG
- a CDS encoding transglycosylase SLT domain-containing protein, which gives rise to MIRPSVLLLLCCSLLLPMAAVARLPGPQQAVPAAKVRDLPEIRNSRILRVLVNQSRNSSGEVQGQAIGVEYHRLRAFEQYLNGHARDGQDISLKIIPKGKDQLLGALQRGEGDLVAPGELLDLQPGYAVSTSEPLASNIPLVLVGIKGERRYTRLEQLSGKTLALPTGSAAGDAVSQINQKLALHKLPPVTIEWVDPSLAVEDVLEMVQGGIFHLTIVEQPIAERWGKILPKLRLDKQVLIRDPGEEFWFVRRDASMLRASIDRFLSGYKKPSDQDAAFLRIYRRLYQVHYPLAKADRQRLEKLRPVLQKHADAQGMDWLNLAALAFKESGLQPTVRSGGAPTGLMQITPSAAQRVGVNNIQDIDGNVQAGAKYLAMIRRKFFASSRLNERERMAFVLAAYNIGPERVQGMRAEARRRGLNPNQWFFQVERIAMEQVGMGPVSYVNSVNKYYLAFDRERESLEPQGQKVALRK
- a CDS encoding DoxX family protein, giving the protein MSTLVNKVLFTRAGYGLTVLRIFVGIIFAAHGAQKLFGAFGGYGLAGTAQYMESIGLAPGYLMATLAGGTEFFAGLALIIGLLARPAALGLTFLSLVAIFSVHISNGLFMANNGYEFALALLGGSIAVLIEGAGKLSADRVIAG
- a CDS encoding ABC transporter ATP-binding protein → MGASILTAKNLSKVVPSAEGELTILHELSLELNKGDSLAIVGASGSGKSTLLGLLAGLDLPSSGEVTLAGQGLSKLDEDQRARIRAEHVGFVFQSFQLLDSLNALENVMLPLELDGRKDARSRATELLQRVGLGQRLTHSPRQLSGGEQQRVAIARAFAAEPDVLFADEPTGNLDSHTGERISDLLFELNQERGTTLVLVTHDERLAHRCRRLIRLEAGLLVAPLEP